The DNA window ATTCGCCGCAACCCGGGTTCAGTCTCTTCCGCGACCCCGGGGGCCGGATCAAACTCTGCGGACGACGGCATCTCATTGGCTCTTTCTTACGGGCAGGGAGGCGGATAGGGTCCGTGCCATGATGTTCGGCTGGCTCAAACAGTATATGCCGCGCAGTCTGTATGCCCGGGCTGTGCTGATCCTGTTGCTGCCGGTTGTGGTCGTGCAACTGGTGGTGACGGTGCTGTTTCTGACACGGCATTTTGAGGATGTCACGCGACAGATGACCGACACTGTGGCGCGCGAACTGCGGCTGGTGATGGATGTGGTTGATGCCGCGCCCGACCGGGCCTCGGTGCCTGACAGGGTGATTACCGAGGTGGGGCGGCTTGCGCTGACGGCGGAACCTGTGCCGGCGGATCAGGTGCCGGAAGAAGACATGCGGCTGTGGTATGACTTTTCCGGTCGGGTGATCCTGCGCGAACTGCCCGAAGACATTGCGGCTCTTCTGGCCATTGATCTTTCCGACGACAGGCGCGTGGATGTCTATACCGACAGCCGGCATGGTCCGGTCCGACTCAGCTTTGACAGACGCCGTATATCGGCATCGAACCCGCATCAGCTCTTTGTGAATATGCTGTTTTTCGGTGGTCTGATCACGGTGATCGCCATTCTCTATCTGCGAAATCAGTTGCGGCCGATCAAGCGTCTGGCGCGGGCGGCTGAGGCCTTCGGACGGGGGCGGCATGAACCCTATTCTCCTTCGGGGGCCAGTGAGGTGCGTGCGGCCGGCAATGCATTTCTTGACATGCGCAGCCGGATTGAACGGCAGATCGAACAGCGGACGCTGATGCTGTCCGGCGTGAGCCATGATCTGCGCACGCCGCTGACGCGCATGCGGCTGAGCCTGTCGATGCTTGATGACGAAGAGCGCGAACCCCTGGAGCGTGACGTTGATGACATGCAGCAGATGCTGGACGCGTTTCTGAACTTCGTCAAAGGCGCCTCGGAAGGCAGCGCGGAGCCCGTTGATCCGCATGCCTTTGTCGCGGAAGCAGTGCAGGAAGCGCGCCGGGCAGGGCGCGAGGTGACGCTTCTGCCCCCTGAGGGAGACGGCGCGGGCCAGGTGACGCTGAACCGTCTCGCGATGCGGCGCGCGATCGACAATCTGATCTCAAACGCGGCCCGGTATGGCGCGAAGGCAGAGGTGTCGGTGATGCTCAGCGATAAATCCCTGCGGATCCGGGTTGAGGACGACGGGCCCGGCATTCCGGCCGAGCGGCGCGAGGAGGCGACACGGCCGTTTTCGCGACTGGATCCGGCGCGCAATCAGGACAGGGGCGGCGGCGTCGGTCTGGGCCTTGCGATTGCGACCGATATCGCCCGGGCGCATGGCGGTGTTTTACGGCTGGGCGAATCCGCCCGTCTGGGCGGGCTGCGGGCGGATATCGTGATTGCGCGGTGACTGAGGCACATTCTGCGCCGACCGTGGGGTCGGACGGGTCAGTCGCCGCTCAGTCGGTCCAGTATCGCCCTTGCATCGAGAAGATCCGGCGTGTCAAAACCTTCGGTGAACTGATCCAGCGTTGTGCGCAGCAAAGTGCACGCATGTTCAGGCTGGCTTACACTCAGACAGTCTGCGAGCGTCGTGGCAACCCGCAACTCCCAGGATAGTGACTGCTGCACCTGCGCGGCCTCATACGCCATTTTCAGTTGCGCTTCTGCCTCCGTCGCACGATCCGATTTCATCAGCACTTTCCCGTAGATGCGCCGCAGTTCGGGAAGGTGCGCATTTTCCCGGTACGTCTCGATCTGACGGATGCTCTGTTCGATCATCTGCAACGCCTTGTCGATATCACCGGTTTCGGCCCGGGCTTCGGCTTCCCGCGTGCGCAGATAGCTGAGCCAGACGCGGTGGCCGGTCTTGTGAAACCGGTGGATCGCGCGGTTCAGCAGATCTGCGCTCTCGTCGTACCGGCCGAGGTGAAAAAGCGCCAGACCGCGGTTAATCGGCACCATGACTTTGGTCATCACCGCAAGACCATGCTGCGTGCCGATGCGCTCCGCCTCATCGGCGCGGTCCATCAGCGATTGCGGATCCCGCAGGTATTCAAAGACCTGGGCGCCAAGCGTGAGCGAGAAAGTCGTATCAAAGGGGTGGCCGCGCCGGCGCGAGTTCTGGTCTTTTTCGTCGCTGACCACACGCGCCTGATCCGGAAAACCGGTCATCCACAGGATCTGTGAGCGGTAAACACCTTCGCCGCTGAAGGGATCGTTGTTGGTTGTCGTGGTGATGTTGTGATGAGCCACAGGATCGTAAAGCCTGCGCACCCGGTCCCCCGATTTAAGAGCCTCGCGAAATTCCCCGCGCCAGAAATACGCCGACGACGACGCTCGATGCCCCATGATCACCAGTTCTTCGTCGCCTTTGGCCTCGCCGATATCAAGCAGTTGCCGCGCGCAGTTCAGCGAAGAGGTCATGTCGCAGACCGAAAAATAATGGATGTTCAGCGTGTTCAGGATCGGCAGAAAGCTGCTGTCGTGATCGAGCGCCTTGGCAAGGGCCAGTGCCGGTTCCAGAATGCCGGCGACCTCAGTTTTGCCCCAGCCATGCTGCGCCATGATCAGCGGGCCGAGTTGTTTGCGCACTTCAAGCTCAAGCTGCTGCACGGCTGCTGAATTGCCCAGCGTACCGACCAGCTTCAGCGCCTTCTCGAAATAGGAGATGCCCTCGACACTCGCAAAGCGCCTGACCGCCATTTCACCGGCTTTTGTGTAATACTCGGCGGCTTTCAGGCTGAGGGATGCCTGCTCGAAATGCTGGGCAAGGATCTCCGGGGCGGACCGTGCGGTCTCGCCGTTCTGCTCTTCAAAACCTTTTGCGATTTTGCCGTGTAAGGCTTTGCGGATACTGCGCAGAAGCGAGTCTCGGGCTGCATCCTGCACAAGCGCATGTTTAAATACATAGCTGGCCGATGGCCCCTGGCCGGACTGATAGGCAAGACCCAGTTCCGTAAGCCGGCTCAGGCCGTTTTCCAGCGCCTGTTCGCTGATCAGATTGAGCGATCTGAGAAAGCTGTGATCAAATTCGCGGCCGATCACGGCACCGATCTGCGCCACTTCCTTGGCCTCCGCCGACCTGTCCAGTCGCGCCATGATGAGCTCGCGCAGCGTGCCGGGAATGCTCAGCGCAATAAGCTCGTCATCTGTTTCGGGCAGCTTGCCGGAGACGGTGTTGCTGATCGTTTCCAGAACGGTCCGGGTCAGCTCTTCCACAAAAAGCGGGACACCTTCGGAGCGCTCGGCAATATGCGAAATGACTTTGGCAGACAGGCTGTTTTCGCTGTCGATGCTGCGGGCAAGCTCCACGCAGTTTGCCGGATCGAGTTTGCCGAGGGTCAGCTGTGTAACGTCCGTTTCCGCGACCCAGGCCGCGTCAAATTCGGGGCGGTGCGTGGCCACGATCATAATGAAACTGTCTTTGACGCGCGACAGCTGATCCATCAGAACGGCGACCGTCGACGGATCGGCCCAGTGAATGTCTTCGTAAAGCAGCACGGTCGGGCCAACGGACCAGTTGCGCGACAACAGCCGCGAAACAAGGGAGCGTGTCTTCTCACCGGCGGCACCTGCGGAGAGTTCAATCGGTCCGAAGCGCGCCTCGTAAGGAACAGACAGCACCGAGGCCAGCAGCCGCACCTCATCCTCGTCGCCGCCGAATTCATCCACGATCAGCAGGGAGATTTTCTGCAGCTTGCGGTCATCCGTGTCGTCGTCCCTGATGCCGGCCAGCTCGCGCAGCTGCGGTTTGAGCGGGTGATAGGCGCTGTTGAAATAAAACGCAGAGCACTGGATGCTGATGGCGCCCACGCCCTGTGCGCGCACCGCAGAGGCAAAGGAGTTCAGCAGGCGGCTTTTACCTATCCCGGGGTCGCCGTTGAGAATAGCGGCCATACCGGTTTCTGATCGCCGGACCGTTTCCCATTTCTTGAGCAGCAGCGCATTTTCACTGTCACGACCGACCATCGCGGGCGCGCTGATCTGCGACCAGGCTGCAAAGCGGGTCTGTGCCATACCGGGGCCGAGCACCCGAAACGTACGGACGGGCGCAGAGAACCCTTTGAATTCGAGACCGCCAAGGTCCTTATACTCAAACCAGCCACGTGCCATGCGCCGGACGTCCTCGCTGACCAGAACGGTGCCGGGGTCAGCGGCTGCTTCGAGGCGTGCGGCAAGGTTGAGGCAATCCCCCGTCAGCCGGTCGCGCCCGGAGCCGACGACTACGATGCCGGAGGCGATCCCGATCCGCACATTGAGCGTTTCGCCGTCTGGCAGGCGAATGGACCGCATCCGCCGGATCATCTCAAGGCTTGTCCGTATTGCACGCTCCGCCTCGCTCTCATGGGCAAAGGGATAGCCGAATATCGCAATGATCCCGTCACCCTGTTTCTGAAAAACATAGCCTTCGTAACGGGATACGCAGATCGTGCAGACGTCTTCATACTGACGTACGATTGCTTCGAGATCTTCGGCATCGATGCGCTGGGAAAGTGCTGTATATCCGACGACATCGCAGAAAAGTGCAACCACCTGCCGCCGTTCGCCTGTGACGACATCAAAATGCTCCTGCGGCGGAGCGGCAGAGGCCGGCTCGTTCAGAAGCGCGTTGAGGATTTTTTTCCGGGGTCCGAGGGCAATGCCGAGCTCTCTGAGATCTTCATCCGTCAGGAGCCGCAGCGCGTCGCCGTCAATTTCGTTTTCCACAAAGGCGGGCAGCAGCCGCTCGAGACCCAGTACGGCAAGCCAGGCCTCCACGTCCGTATGTGGTTCCCCGTCACGGGACATGTTCCGCACCTCCGTGGTTCAGCAGCCAGGCGAGAATGGCCATTCCGGTCCGGACCGGGACCATATCAGACCAGTCGTCGGCGATCTGTAACCCGTTCTTATTGCCCGGGAAGCGCCGTATCAACGGGGCGAGCTCAACTCCGCTCAGATAAGTGACGGGTCCGTCAAACGCGGGATGCGTCACGGTCGGGCGGCTGACCACATACTCCGTGTCCAGTGTCGGCCTGTCGGTCACATCCAGTTCCGGGGCAAGGCGCAGTGTGCCCGTGCTCAGTTCACGAACGCCTGCGGCAGGGGGTGGTTCCGCCACGGGTGTGCCCGCGCGCGGTGTCCAGAAAGGCCCGGGAAAGCGTTCTGCGACGCTGTGGTAATACCCCGCCGCCCACTCTTCGTGCCGCTGCGATGTGCGGCTGAGTGTGTCGCGGTAAAAGGCCATGGCGAGTGCTGCGTCCTGCGGCCTTCGCAGCAGCGTATTGGCGCAGATGGCACCTGCCAGCGCGCCCTGAACGGACTTCTGCACACCGCTCGATGAGACCGGATCGATGGCCAGTGCGGCATCACCGAGGCGGATCATGCACGGTCCGATAACTTCCGTGTCCAGATAGGGGGTGGCATCGGTCGCTCCGGGCCGTCCGCGCAGGCGGGCACCCTGAAGGGTGTCGTCCTGTCCGTATCCGGAGAGCAGCTGCCGCAAACGGTCTGCAGTGTCGCGCCCGGGGCGCCTGCGCAGCTCTGAAGGGTCTGCAAAAATCAGCGTATTATAAAGCCCGCAGGGCAGAGGAACGCCCCAGAACCAGCCACCGGGTCCTGCGCGCAACTGCGGCCCGGGCCCTGCTCCGGGCAGCTCCCAGTAGCCATAAAGGGCAATTGTTTTGTTGTGAGAATAGCGGCGTTTTGCGGCGCGCCCGCCGGATCTCCCGGTGGCGATGGCCAGAAAGTCCGCCGTCAGCGTCACGTCACCTTCCGGGCCGGCGATCTCAAGCTGCCAGTGTCCTCTGTTCCGTCCGGCGCTTATCAGGCGCGCAGGCTGCAGCAGTTCCACCCCTGACCCGCAGGCATGTCGCAGAAGTTCAGCATCAAAGGCGCAGCGGTCCACGGTCAGACCACCGGCGCCCCGCATGTCTCTGAGGGTTGCGGGGCCGTCCCAGTCGATCAGCACCGATGAGACCGGATTGGCGCCACTGGCCTGCGGCACATGCCCGGCACCGGCAACCTGCAGCAGATCCGGCACGCCGGGCGACAGGCTCTCACCGAGGCGGGCGCGCGGGAAATCAGCCATTTCGATCAGGTGAACCCTGTGGCCAAGACCGGCCATCCGCGCGGCGAATACACTGCCCGCAGGTCCACCGCCGATGACCACAACACGCGCCACAGATCAGAGCCCGCCGGTCGTCTGCTCGCGGGAAGACAGACGCAGCCAGGCACCAATGCAGTAATGCAGCCAGCCACGAATGAAATCACAGGCCGGGCGACCACGGCTGATCACCTCGTGATGACAGCCACCACCGCAGAGGTACCTTGCCCAGCAGGTGTTGCAGGGTGCCTGCTGGTGCACGTGCCGGCTGGTGAGCCAGGCGTTGCGGATGTCGGGGTCAATGCCGCCGGTGAGCGTGCCCATTGCGCCCTCTTCGTCGCCGACAAACCGGTGACAGGCCGCAAGATCACCGTCCGCAGAGACGCCAAGGTATCCCGCACCCGCGCCGCAGGGGTAGGGGCGGTGCGTGCCCCTGCCGATTTCATTCAGCGCGTTCAGCATATTGGCGAAAGGGTACCGCTCTCCGGCAAGGGTTTTTTGCTCGAAGACCTCGCCGCATTCGATCATTGCTCCGAGCATGCGCTCAAGGTCGGGACTTTGCATTTCACCCTGACCGTTGGGAGAAGACAGCATCGGCGAAAAGCCGACGTTGTGAAATCCGGCCGAGATAAAGTCATCCAGCGTCGTGGCCAGGTTCAGATTTGCCGGCGTGACCGTAACGCGCGCGCTGACCTGCATCCTGCTTTGCCGGCGCAACAGCGGCGACAGTCGTTTCATGATCGTATCGAATGAACCGCGCCCGCCGCGATAGGGGCGCAGGGCGTCGTGTTGCGCGCGCGGACCATCGAGGCTGACGGTGACGGCAAATCCGTGCTCTTCAAAGAAATCCGCATCATCTTCGTTCAGCAGAGTGCCGTTCGTTGTGATCGAAAACCCTGCTGTCAGGCCGCGTGCTGCGGCCTCCTGTTGTGCATAAAGCGTGGCTTCACGCAGAACCGGGCGGTTTACCAGCGGCTCGCCGCCCAGAAAAGCGATGTTGATCCGCGAGCCGGCGCCGGCCTCCGCCACCAGCAGATCAATCGCGCGCTTTGCGTTTTCAGATGGCATGTTTTTCGGCGTCTGACCAAATTCGCCCTGCCGGGCGTAGCAGTAGGTACAGCCGAGATTGCACTTCTGCGCGATTGCCAGCGAAATCGCCTGCAGCGGTGGGTCCTGCACCGGCGTATCATCCACAAAGGGCGCCCCGTCCAGACCCAGCCGCTGCATCAGCGCTTCAACCGCTGCTCGGTCCTGCGACAGACGCGCTGTCTCAAACTCTGCAAACAACGGCGCTCCGACTTCGAAAATCCGGCTGCCGTCGGCCAGAAAGACATGTCCGCCGGTTTCCGATGGCAGCAGGTGCAGGGCCGGGATCGCGGGCGCCGCGGCCTGCATCATGTCGCGGGCTCTGTCGGCGCTCATTTGCCGTCCTGACTTTCGCCGGGTGCATCGCAGCCGCTGATCTGAAACCGCAGCAGGATCTCCCATCGGCGGAACAGATCATCGTAGTCGATAAGCCGCGAATCCACATAGTCGTCGGGTACGTAGTCTCCGGTGCGGCGGCGCTGCAGCCAGTTATCCCCGCTGCTCAGCCCGTCCGGGCCCATTTCGGCATTCACAAAGTCAGGACGCGCCGAGGCCCAGTAATAACAGGAACATTCGCGGTAATCATTCTGCCAGGGAGAGCACAGGCCCTGGGTCAGTTCCCCTGCATCGGCGAGCGCCCGGGAGATGAGCACGCTCTCATCCACCCCGATGTCACCCTGATCGCCGTCATCAAAGAAGTGCCGTACTTCCAGTTCCATGACGATCTGATTGCGCCGGTCGCCGGGTGTGAAAACCTGATACTCTTTTGCGGGCTCCCGGGTGAAAATGCACCTGACTGTCTTGCCCTGATAGCCGGCAATCACCGGGGCCAGCGCATTCGACCATTCGAGCGGCGCGCGCCCGGCGGGGTTCATGTCTGTCGTCTGCAGGATCATGTTTTTGGGATCGGATGGTGCCGGCCCGACAATCGGCGCGGTGAACTGGATGTATTTCTTCCCGAGCTTTACCGCCATCAGACGATGGCCTGTCAGATTGAAATCCAGCGACGCATCGCAGGTCACCACAAGGTTGTCGTACTCGCGCAGCGTGACACCTGTGAACAACCGGCGCCAGACCGCGCGGAAATCCATCTCAAGCCCCGGACAGCAATTGGCAACAGAGCTTGAGGGTGTGGAACTGATCGGGTTGCCCTGAGGTTTATAACTGATCATCGCTGTGCGGTTTTTAGGCTGCAGCAACGGTTTATCGTCAGAGGCGGGCAGGGGCTCAGGTTCTGCGTTACTGTACCCCAGCAGTGCGGCCGCCCGTTCGATGGTTGCGATCTGGCGATGGGTCAGCGCGAGGTATCCGTTGTCGGCCCCGCACATCATCGCGGGCATTTTACGGCGTCCGTGGTCGGTGAAGTCGGAGACCTCATCGGGACGTCTGATCACATTGGCAAACCAGGCCTCAGAGCCGCCCTTCAGCGCCGCATAGACCTGGGCGTGCAGTTGCGAAATGGCGAGCGTGTCCACGGTCTGTGGCGGCATGACCGGGCGCAGGGCCCGTTCTGTATCTGCGGATTCCTCCTGTGGCATCGAATCGAGTGTCAGCGCGGATCGCCCTTTGAAATCGTTGCCGTTCATCACCGTCAGGTTCATGAAGCGCACGGTTTCAAAGGCCCGGCG is part of the Roseobacter ponti genome and encodes:
- a CDS encoding ATP-binding protein, with amino-acid sequence MMFGWLKQYMPRSLYARAVLILLLPVVVVQLVVTVLFLTRHFEDVTRQMTDTVARELRLVMDVVDAAPDRASVPDRVITEVGRLALTAEPVPADQVPEEDMRLWYDFSGRVILRELPEDIAALLAIDLSDDRRVDVYTDSRHGPVRLSFDRRRISASNPHQLFVNMLFFGGLITVIAILYLRNQLRPIKRLARAAEAFGRGRHEPYSPSGASEVRAAGNAFLDMRSRIERQIEQRTLMLSGVSHDLRTPLTRMRLSLSMLDDEEREPLERDVDDMQQMLDAFLNFVKGASEGSAEPVDPHAFVAEAVQEARRAGREVTLLPPEGDGAGQVTLNRLAMRRAIDNLISNAARYGAKAEVSVMLSDKSLRIRVEDDGPGIPAERREEATRPFSRLDPARNQDRGGGVGLGLAIATDIARAHGGVLRLGESARLGGLRADIVIAR
- a CDS encoding ATP-binding protein, encoding MSRDGEPHTDVEAWLAVLGLERLLPAFVENEIDGDALRLLTDEDLRELGIALGPRKKILNALLNEPASAAPPQEHFDVVTGERRQVVALFCDVVGYTALSQRIDAEDLEAIVRQYEDVCTICVSRYEGYVFQKQGDGIIAIFGYPFAHESEAERAIRTSLEMIRRMRSIRLPDGETLNVRIGIASGIVVVGSGRDRLTGDCLNLAARLEAAADPGTVLVSEDVRRMARGWFEYKDLGGLEFKGFSAPVRTFRVLGPGMAQTRFAAWSQISAPAMVGRDSENALLLKKWETVRRSETGMAAILNGDPGIGKSRLLNSFASAVRAQGVGAISIQCSAFYFNSAYHPLKPQLRELAGIRDDDTDDRKLQKISLLIVDEFGGDEDEVRLLASVLSVPYEARFGPIELSAGAAGEKTRSLVSRLLSRNWSVGPTVLLYEDIHWADPSTVAVLMDQLSRVKDSFIMIVATHRPEFDAAWVAETDVTQLTLGKLDPANCVELARSIDSENSLSAKVISHIAERSEGVPLFVEELTRTVLETISNTVSGKLPETDDELIALSIPGTLRELIMARLDRSAEAKEVAQIGAVIGREFDHSFLRSLNLISEQALENGLSRLTELGLAYQSGQGPSASYVFKHALVQDAARDSLLRSIRKALHGKIAKGFEEQNGETARSAPEILAQHFEQASLSLKAAEYYTKAGEMAVRRFASVEGISYFEKALKLVGTLGNSAAVQQLELEVRKQLGPLIMAQHGWGKTEVAGILEPALALAKALDHDSSFLPILNTLNIHYFSVCDMTSSLNCARQLLDIGEAKGDEELVIMGHRASSSAYFWRGEFREALKSGDRVRRLYDPVAHHNITTTTNNDPFSGEGVYRSQILWMTGFPDQARVVSDEKDQNSRRRGHPFDTTFSLTLGAQVFEYLRDPQSLMDRADEAERIGTQHGLAVMTKVMVPINRGLALFHLGRYDESADLLNRAIHRFHKTGHRVWLSYLRTREAEARAETGDIDKALQMIEQSIRQIETYRENAHLPELRRIYGKVLMKSDRATEAEAQLKMAYEAAQVQQSLSWELRVATTLADCLSVSQPEHACTLLRTTLDQFTEGFDTPDLLDARAILDRLSGD
- the qhpG gene encoding flavin-dependent monooxygenase QhpG — translated: MARVVVIGGGPAGSVFAARMAGLGHRVHLIEMADFPRARLGESLSPGVPDLLQVAGAGHVPQASGANPVSSVLIDWDGPATLRDMRGAGGLTVDRCAFDAELLRHACGSGVELLQPARLISAGRNRGHWQLEIAGPEGDVTLTADFLAIATGRSGGRAAKRRYSHNKTIALYGYWELPGAGPGPQLRAGPGGWFWGVPLPCGLYNTLIFADPSELRRRPGRDTADRLRQLLSGYGQDDTLQGARLRGRPGATDATPYLDTEVIGPCMIRLGDAALAIDPVSSSGVQKSVQGALAGAICANTLLRRPQDAALAMAFYRDTLSRTSQRHEEWAAGYYHSVAERFPGPFWTPRAGTPVAEPPPAAGVRELSTGTLRLAPELDVTDRPTLDTEYVVSRPTVTHPAFDGPVTYLSGVELAPLIRRFPGNKNGLQIADDWSDMVPVRTGMAILAWLLNHGGAEHVP
- a CDS encoding radical SAM/SPASM domain-containing protein produces the protein MSADRARDMMQAAAPAIPALHLLPSETGGHVFLADGSRIFEVGAPLFAEFETARLSQDRAAVEALMQRLGLDGAPFVDDTPVQDPPLQAISLAIAQKCNLGCTYCYARQGEFGQTPKNMPSENAKRAIDLLVAEAGAGSRINIAFLGGEPLVNRPVLREATLYAQQEAAARGLTAGFSITTNGTLLNEDDADFFEEHGFAVTVSLDGPRAQHDALRPYRGGRGSFDTIMKRLSPLLRRQSRMQVSARVTVTPANLNLATTLDDFISAGFHNVGFSPMLSSPNGQGEMQSPDLERMLGAMIECGEVFEQKTLAGERYPFANMLNALNEIGRGTHRPYPCGAGAGYLGVSADGDLAACHRFVGDEEGAMGTLTGGIDPDIRNAWLTSRHVHQQAPCNTCWARYLCGGGCHHEVISRGRPACDFIRGWLHYCIGAWLRLSSREQTTGGL